One window of the Anaeromyxobacter dehalogenans 2CP-C genome contains the following:
- a CDS encoding response regulator translates to MRIVVIDDDADLRELLVDVLRRMGHAVIGLPAQAGVFQLADLPPADVWVVDHRLPGRLGGEVIRAVHDAPSRHHPVLIGMSGDEHAEDAFRRAGADVFLQKPFDPARLVAAIEAALARRRAAS, encoded by the coding sequence TTGCGCATCGTCGTCATCGATGACGACGCGGATCTGCGCGAGCTGCTCGTGGACGTGCTCCGGCGGATGGGCCACGCGGTCATCGGCCTGCCCGCCCAGGCGGGCGTGTTCCAGCTCGCGGACCTCCCGCCGGCCGACGTCTGGGTGGTGGATCACCGCCTGCCGGGGCGGCTCGGCGGCGAGGTCATCCGCGCGGTGCACGACGCGCCCAGCCGGCACCATCCGGTGCTCATCGGCATGTCGGGCGACGAGCACGCGGAGGACGCGTTCCGCCGGGCGGGCGCGGACGTGTTCCTGCAGAAGCCGTTCGACCCCGCGCGCCTGGTCGCCGCGATCGAGGCGGCGCTGGCCAGGCGGCGCGCGGCGTCCTGA
- the secF gene encoding protein translocase subunit SecF: protein MQFKTFDIIPHDTKFDFVGKRHIAVALSLVVNLAVIVWSLPFVHGLNMGVDFAGGTEMEVQFGKAVDPADIRKTVEDLGFKGASVQTYGAEAEHTFLIRVERISLLTEADVARVADAVKAKLPVAGFAFNPEFGDKIDFQFSGAVDAAAVRAAVEAAGVKVRDVREEQGLTAGTRSYAVITQGIQENVQAGLKDHLGDAQPNVRRVEYVGPAAGRELQAQGLKAILYAIGLIVVYIGLRFDFRFSPGVVIAMLHDAIMTMGYFTITGREFNLTSIAVILTVVGYSVNDTVVIYDRIRENQAKLRGRSLSDIVNLSINEVLGRTFLTSFATALSLIGLLVYGVGTIFDFSMAMLFGIISGTYSTWFIAAPMTIWLEERAEKKKAKAKGAAAAAAAQPQARTAK from the coding sequence ATGCAATTCAAGACCTTCGACATCATCCCCCACGACACGAAGTTCGACTTCGTGGGCAAGCGCCACATCGCCGTGGCGCTCTCGCTGGTCGTCAACCTGGCGGTCATCGTGTGGTCGCTCCCGTTCGTCCACGGCCTGAACATGGGCGTGGACTTCGCGGGCGGCACCGAGATGGAGGTCCAGTTCGGCAAGGCCGTGGACCCCGCCGACATCCGCAAGACGGTCGAGGATCTCGGCTTCAAGGGCGCCTCGGTCCAGACCTACGGCGCCGAGGCCGAGCACACCTTCCTCATCCGCGTCGAGCGCATCTCGCTGCTCACCGAGGCGGACGTGGCCCGGGTGGCCGACGCGGTGAAGGCGAAGCTGCCGGTGGCGGGCTTCGCGTTCAACCCCGAGTTCGGCGACAAGATCGACTTCCAGTTCTCGGGCGCGGTGGACGCCGCCGCGGTCCGGGCGGCGGTCGAGGCGGCCGGCGTGAAGGTGCGCGACGTCCGCGAGGAGCAGGGGCTCACCGCCGGCACGCGCTCCTACGCCGTCATCACCCAGGGCATCCAGGAGAACGTCCAGGCGGGCCTGAAGGACCACCTGGGCGACGCGCAGCCGAACGTGCGCCGGGTCGAGTACGTGGGCCCGGCGGCCGGCCGCGAGCTCCAGGCGCAGGGCCTGAAGGCCATCCTGTACGCCATCGGCCTCATCGTGGTGTACATCGGCCTGCGGTTCGACTTCCGCTTCAGCCCGGGCGTGGTCATCGCGATGCTGCACGACGCGATCATGACCATGGGCTACTTCACCATCACCGGCCGCGAGTTCAACCTGACCTCGATCGCGGTGATCCTGACGGTGGTCGGCTACTCGGTGAACGACACGGTCGTCATCTACGACCGCATCCGCGAGAACCAGGCCAAGCTGCGCGGCCGGAGCCTCTCGGACATCGTGAACCTCTCCATCAACGAGGTGCTGGGCCGCACCTTCCTCACCTCGTTCGCGACGGCGCTCTCGCTCATCGGCCTGCTCGTCTACGGCGTCGGCACCATCTTCGACTTCTCCATGGCGATGCTGTTCGGCATCATCTCCGGCACCTACTCCACCTGGTTCATCGCCGCCCCGATGACCATCTGGCTGGAGGAGCGGGCCGAGAAGAAGAAGGCGAAGGCGAAGGGCGCGGCCGCGGCGGCCGCGGCGCAGCCGCAGGCCCGGACCGCGAAGTAG
- the secD gene encoding protein translocase subunit SecD — MERSWYWRVALVVAVAILSIYQLVPSWFYFKLPPDQRNTEAYDTSVPGWAPDAKHHLNLGLDLQGGILLSMGVDVDRAVKTKVARRADEIGEFLKGKNVAFTGTKVVGGGAQVEVSAANPGEVKDAVLGSTGYSEEMYSPGGAPDGAVRFAFKDSVLRDFREKAVKQAEKVIRNRVDKWGVTEPDIKTKANNQIQVQLPGFKDPEKAKELLGRTAQLEFKIADDENPVLDQVRTQLPQCQGDRQGLSLPLPESGCWTVEPVELPSGGSRAATMVAANTRTELEKVITEKLNPLLDPQKNVVGIGEGQVGQGPIKTTYYRTYLLRAKTELTGDYIADAAVAIDQSDTLQRGRPVVSFKMSPEGARLMDKLTSENMRRRMATVLDDKVETAPYIQGRISSNGQITLGSGRNQQDMFDEANGIALVLKAGALPAPVTITEERTVGATLGPELVRKGTLAALVGLALVVVFMVVYYRGTGLVADVALALNGLLVLAVMSMIGTTLTLPGIAGFVLTLGMAVDANVLINERIREEMRAGRNVRQSVQLGYDRVFWTIVDSHVTTLVAGVVLFQYGSGPIRGFAVTLIIGLVASMFTSIVVTRVIMEYFTRHDTARLSV; from the coding sequence ATGGAACGCTCCTGGTACTGGCGCGTCGCGCTCGTCGTCGCGGTCGCGATCCTGTCGATCTACCAGCTCGTCCCGAGCTGGTTCTACTTCAAGCTCCCGCCCGACCAGCGGAACACCGAGGCGTACGACACCTCGGTGCCGGGCTGGGCGCCGGACGCGAAGCACCACCTCAACCTCGGCCTGGACCTCCAGGGCGGCATCCTGCTCTCCATGGGCGTGGACGTCGATCGCGCGGTCAAGACCAAGGTCGCCCGCCGCGCCGACGAGATCGGCGAGTTCCTCAAGGGCAAGAACGTCGCGTTCACCGGCACGAAGGTGGTCGGCGGCGGCGCGCAGGTCGAGGTGAGCGCCGCGAACCCGGGCGAGGTGAAGGACGCGGTGCTCGGCTCGACCGGCTACTCGGAGGAGATGTACTCGCCGGGTGGCGCGCCGGACGGCGCGGTCCGCTTCGCCTTCAAGGACTCGGTGCTCCGCGACTTCCGCGAGAAGGCGGTGAAGCAGGCGGAGAAGGTGATCCGCAACCGCGTGGACAAGTGGGGCGTCACCGAGCCCGACATCAAGACCAAGGCCAACAACCAGATCCAGGTCCAGCTCCCGGGCTTCAAGGATCCGGAGAAGGCCAAGGAGCTGCTGGGCCGCACCGCGCAGCTCGAGTTCAAGATCGCCGACGACGAGAACCCGGTCCTCGACCAGGTCCGCACGCAGCTCCCGCAGTGCCAGGGCGACCGCCAGGGGCTGTCGCTCCCGCTGCCCGAGAGCGGCTGCTGGACGGTGGAGCCGGTCGAGCTGCCGAGCGGCGGCTCGCGCGCGGCGACCATGGTGGCGGCGAACACCCGCACCGAGCTCGAGAAGGTGATCACGGAGAAGCTGAACCCGCTGCTCGACCCGCAGAAGAACGTGGTGGGCATCGGCGAGGGCCAGGTCGGCCAGGGCCCCATCAAGACCACCTACTACCGGACCTACCTGCTCCGCGCGAAGACCGAGCTGACCGGCGACTACATCGCCGACGCGGCGGTGGCGATCGACCAGTCCGACACGCTGCAGCGCGGCCGCCCGGTGGTGTCCTTCAAGATGTCGCCCGAGGGCGCGCGGCTGATGGACAAGCTCACCAGCGAGAACATGCGGCGCCGGATGGCGACCGTGCTCGACGACAAGGTCGAGACCGCGCCCTACATCCAGGGCCGCATCTCCTCGAACGGCCAGATCACGCTGGGCTCGGGCCGCAACCAGCAGGACATGTTCGACGAGGCGAACGGCATCGCGCTGGTGCTGAAGGCCGGCGCGCTCCCCGCCCCGGTGACCATCACCGAGGAGCGGACCGTGGGCGCCACCCTCGGGCCGGAGCTGGTGCGCAAGGGCACGCTCGCGGCGCTGGTCGGGCTCGCGCTGGTGGTCGTGTTCATGGTCGTCTACTACCGCGGCACCGGCCTGGTGGCCGACGTGGCGCTGGCGCTGAACGGCCTGCTGGTGCTGGCGGTCATGTCGATGATCGGCACCACGCTGACGCTGCCGGGCATCGCCGGGTTCGTGCTCACGCTCGGCATGGCGGTGGACGCGAACGTGCTCATCAACGAGCGCATCCGCGAGGAGATGCGCGCCGGGCGCAACGTGCGGCAGTCGGTGCAGCTCGGCTACGACCGCGTGTTCTGGACCATCGTGGACTCGCACGTGACCACGCTGGTCGCCGGCGTGGTGCTGTTCCAGTACGGGTCGGGGCCGATCCGCGGCTTCGCGGTGACGCTGATCATCGGCCTGGTCGCCTCGATGTTCACGTCGATCGTGGTGACCCGGGTGATCATGGAGTACTTCACGCGCCACGACACGGCGCGCCTGAGCGTCTGA
- the yajC gene encoding preprotein translocase subunit YajC — MHPVLHAFLSQTADGQAQNPIVTFLPFIAIAVVFYFVFFRPQAKQAKAHQAFVTALKKGDEVVTQSGIIGTVVLVEDRTVTIDVGAGTKLRVLKGQVAGQWKQVEAQPAKAEGKK, encoded by the coding sequence ATGCATCCCGTCCTGCACGCCTTCCTGTCGCAGACCGCCGACGGTCAGGCGCAGAACCCCATCGTCACCTTCCTGCCGTTCATCGCGATCGCGGTGGTCTTCTACTTCGTCTTCTTCCGCCCGCAGGCGAAGCAGGCGAAGGCGCACCAGGCGTTCGTGACCGCCCTGAAGAAGGGCGACGAGGTGGTGACGCAGAGCGGGATCATCGGCACGGTCGTGCTGGTGGAGGACCGCACGGTGACCATCGACGTTGGCGCGGGGACCAAGCTCCGCGTGCTCAAGGGCCAGGTCGCCGGTCAGTGGAAGCAGGTCGAGGCCCAGCCGGCCAAGGCGGAGGGGAAGAAGTAG
- the tgt gene encoding tRNA guanosine(34) transglycosylase Tgt, translating into MIRFQLLAEDGAARRGRLETAHGTVETPVFMPVGTAATVKTLEPRDLQALGAGIVLANTYHLYLRPGHERIQRLGRLHRFMSWPGAVLTDSGGFQVFSLGEKGAGRERGGPGLVEISEEGVTFRSHLDGSRHFLSPEKAIEVQEALGADVIMAFDECPPALADRAYHELSLARTQRWLVRCRDAWREIEAREGPRCALFGIAQGGLHGDLRARAIEEAAALDLPGYALGGYAVGETPAEMWDGVARDAPRLPREKPRYLMGVGTPEDLLAGIAAGVDMFDCVLPTRTARNGLLFTSRGKVVIRNARYADDERPADPECGCYACRTFTRAYLRHLFKAGEILALRANTLHNLHFYLSLMAEARRAIEEGRFAAFRAERLAAWRAAGDG; encoded by the coding sequence GTGATCCGCTTCCAGCTCCTCGCCGAGGACGGCGCCGCCCGCCGCGGGCGGCTCGAGACCGCGCACGGCACCGTCGAGACGCCGGTGTTCATGCCGGTGGGCACCGCCGCCACGGTGAAGACGCTCGAGCCGCGCGACCTGCAGGCGCTGGGCGCCGGCATCGTGCTCGCGAACACCTACCACCTGTACCTGCGCCCGGGGCACGAGCGGATCCAGCGGCTCGGCCGGCTGCACCGCTTCATGTCCTGGCCCGGCGCGGTGCTCACCGACTCGGGCGGCTTCCAGGTGTTCAGCCTGGGCGAGAAGGGCGCCGGCCGCGAGCGCGGCGGGCCGGGGCTGGTCGAGATCTCGGAGGAGGGCGTCACCTTCCGCAGCCACCTCGACGGCTCGCGCCACTTCCTCTCCCCGGAGAAGGCCATCGAGGTCCAGGAGGCGCTCGGCGCCGACGTGATCATGGCGTTCGACGAGTGCCCGCCGGCGCTCGCCGACCGCGCCTACCACGAGCTGTCGCTGGCGCGCACGCAGCGGTGGCTGGTGCGGTGCCGCGACGCGTGGCGGGAGATCGAGGCGCGCGAGGGGCCGCGCTGCGCGCTGTTCGGCATCGCGCAGGGCGGGCTGCACGGGGACCTGCGGGCCCGGGCCATCGAGGAGGCGGCCGCGCTCGACCTGCCCGGCTACGCGCTGGGCGGCTACGCGGTGGGCGAGACGCCGGCCGAGATGTGGGACGGCGTGGCGCGGGACGCGCCCCGGCTGCCGCGCGAGAAGCCGCGCTACCTCATGGGCGTGGGCACGCCGGAGGACCTGCTCGCCGGGATCGCCGCCGGCGTGGACATGTTCGACTGCGTGCTCCCCACCCGCACCGCGCGGAACGGGCTGCTGTTCACGAGCCGCGGCAAGGTCGTGATCCGCAACGCGCGCTACGCCGACGACGAGCGGCCGGCCGACCCCGAGTGCGGGTGCTACGCGTGCCGGACGTTCACCCGCGCCTACCTCCGCCACCTGTTCAAGGCCGGCGAGATCCTGGCGCTGCGCGCGAACACCCTGCACAACCTGCACTTCTACCTGTCGCTCATGGCGGAGGCCCGGCGCGCCATCGAGGAGGGCCGGTTCGCGGCGTTCCGCGCCGAGCGGCTGGCCGCCTGGCGCGCGGCGGGCGACGGCTGA